The following is a genomic window from Simkaniaceae bacterium.
GGAGCCGGAGTGCTCATCGGCATTCTGATTTTCCTTATTGTGCGCAATGACCCCAAGGAAGTGCGCCATGAAGAGAAAAAGCAACATATTCCCTTTTGGAAAGGGGTTTGGATCGTCTGCAAAAATAGCAAAACATGGGTCATCTCATGCGCATCGGGCCTTTACTACTCGTGTTTGCTTGCATTTGGAGCTTTATGGGGCGTCCCCTTCTTCGAAGTTGCCTATGGATTTTCAACTGAAAAGGCAGGCTTTGCCACCTCAATGATCTATCTGGGATTTGTCATCGGAGGACCTTTTGTCGGAATGATCTCCGATCGGCTTAAACACCGCAAAGTGATGCTCGTCATCCTCACACTGCTCACCTGTATCGGGATGATCCCGGTGATCTACTTCCCCCATCTTCCGACCTACGCCGTCTTTCTCCTACTCCTAATTACGGGAATCTTTGCATCGGGACAGCTTCTTAGCTATATCTTTGCTATTGAATCCAATCCTGTTGAACTCAAAGCAACGAGCGTGGGATTTGTCAATGCCATGGTCTTTGTTGTCGGCTCCATTATGCAACCGATCATCGGAGCTTTTTTAGAAATCAGATGGAGCGGCCTCCTCAAAGACGGCCTTCCGGTCTACAGCATCGCCGACTATCAATTCGCCTTTTCCTGGTTTCCCCTCCTCCTCCTCCTTGCCTTCATCCTCCCCTTCTTCATCAAAGAAGAAAAACACCTCCTCTCGCTCAAAGACGAAGTGAAACAAGACCTAAAAGACCTCTAAATCATAAAAAAGTTGTTTTAAAAACCGCGTCAAACGTATAACTCATCGCTAATCACAGTAACAAAGCGGTGAAAAAGATGCGCTACATTATATTTAGTCTTTTCTTTTTGATGATCAGTATTCAAAGCTATACCTTTGATCGTGTCATTATTTGGGGGCATAAGCTCCATTCCCATACGCATTCATATATTCATCATGGTTTTTATCGCGCGTTCAAAGCACTGGGTTATTCAACCTATTGGGTTGACTCACTTCAAGACCTTCATGGCATTGAGCTTTCAAACAGTCTATTTCTAACGGAAGGCCAATGCACCGATCACATCCCCCTTAGGAAAGACTGTGACTATATTTTGCATAATGTGGATCAAACGCAATGGAAAAATAAAGTCGATGAAAATCGCATCCTTGCCATTCAAGTCTTCACCATTGATGTGCTTAAAAGACAATCAAGCGAACATTCAGTTGAAATCGAACCCTACTTATTCTTTTCCAAAGAGCACAAAATCTTATATATGCCTTGGGCAACCGATCTATTACCGGATGAAATCGAGCAAAATAAACTCCGCTTAAAAACTCAAGGCATCTCAAATAAAAATCATTTAATTGCTTGGGTTGGAACCATCGGCCAAGGAGAATTTGGCAACTCCAATGAAATTCATCGCTTTGTCAATGAAGCAAAACATTTAAATCCTAAAATTCGATTTGATCCCGGGAAAAAAAATCTTTCCATGGAAGGCAATTGCACGTTTATTTCTAAAGCCTATTTGGCTCCTGCCATTGTTGGACAATGGCAGAAAAAACAAGGCTATATCCCATGCCGCATCTTCAAAAACATTAGTTATGGTGCGATGGGAATCACCAACTCTTACCACACTTGGAAGCTTTTTAAAGAAAAAATCATCTACCATCCCAACGAAAAAACCTTGTTTCACTTAGCGCAAGAACGCATGAAATCCTATACCCTTGAAGATCAACTTGAAATAATGGACTTTGTTAAAGACCATCACACATATATCAATCGCATTCAAACGATCTTAAAATGTCTCAATACATGTAAAGGAGTCTAATTTGTCTATGCTATACCGCCTGTTATTAATCCTTTGCATGGGGCTTGTATCTAATATCACAGCAGAGCAAAAACCCCTTAACATTAAAATGCTCCACTTAACGTTTCATAAGGGATGCGCACTTGAGATTGAGGCCATGGCAAAAGAGCTCTCAATTGATCTGACAACCTGGTATATTCATGATTTGCCCCCTTTATTTTTTGACGGGATGTCTAAAGGATCTACACTCTATAATATTGGGCATGATAGAGCTGAAAAAATTTGGAACCTACACCGCGATTTTTTTGAACAATTTGATCTCATTCTCACCTCTGATACAGCTCCCCTTGCTCGTATTTTTTTACAAAACCATTCAAAAATCCCCTTGGTTATTTGGATTTGCAACCGTTTTGATTATTGTGATTACGCATCCCTTGATTGTCATTTTCCCGATCCTGAATTCTACCGCTTATTCCGCAGAGCAAAACACCTAAATCATATTCGATTTGTTGGTTATACTCCCTTCGAACACACTTATACTAAAATGAAAAGAGTCGATACCGGCCAACTGACGATTAAACCGGCAGGTCTTTACTACAATCCGAATCAACAAGCTTCTTCGATTCCTAAAACTATAAATAAAAATACCACTTTTTTTATCCCCCCCTATCTCAATGACGCAATATTACCTCCTGTATTGGGAAAGTTGGATATTCCCTTTTATAGAGGCCGCTATGCCGGCCGAAATGATTTAAAAGATTTTAAGGGCATTATCCATATTCCCTATGCCTGGTCAAATGTCGCTCTTTTTGAAAACTGGGAGTCCGGTCTTGTCTATTTCATTCCATCTGAAAATTTTTTAAAAACCATTTCAATACAATATTCTTTCTTCTGGTCACCTCCCTTTAAACCGGCTTATCTACATCAAAGTGAATGGTATTTGCCTGAGCATCAAAACCATTTTGTCTATTTCGATTCCTGGGATGACTTAAAATATAAAATTCAACACACAGATTTTGAACAAAAAAGCCAACAAGTTCAGCAATTTGCTCAAAAACACAAGCAAAGAACTTTAAATGCATGGCACCAACTCATTTATGAATTATCCTCTATAAAAAGGTAGACCTTTATGAAAAAAATGATTCTCTTTTTAGCTTTATGCACAACTGCATTTGCAGAGCATCCTCTGGATCGGTATAAAGCTTATCTGGAAAATGGAACCTATGAAAATCAAGATTTTTCCCATTTAGCTAGAAAGCCGCTCTCGCGCTATGACACCTTTAAAGCTGCATTTGAAGGATTTAAGAAAAACCACGGCAAAATCATTGTTGAACTGGGAACATCACGCAGCTTTACTCACGGGGGACATCCCGGTTGCAACCTAGACGATAGACGCTTTTGGACACCTTCTCAACCTGAGAATTGGGATTGGGGCGCAGGTTTTTTCACCCGCATGTGTGCTGAAACTTTTAAAGACCATCCCATTGAATTCCACACCGTCGATTTAATCCGCTCTCATATTGCGAGATGCCAATGGATGACAAAAGACTTTCCCTTTATCCGCTACCATGTCAATTCATCCCTGATTTTTCTAAAAAATTGGAATCCCGGAAAAAAGATCGATCTCCTCTATCTAGATACCGGAGATATGACTCCTATTGAACCAACAGCCCAACTTCAACTTGCTGAAGCCAAACTCATCGTGAGCCGCAATCTCATTGCCCCCGGTGGCCTTATACTCGTTGATGACGTCAGAAACCAAACACCTAGGAAATTCGGAGAAACATCAGACCTTGGCAAATCCAAATATGCGCTTCCCTATCTCCTCAAAAATGGCTTTGAGCTTGTCATGGATGAATACCAAGTCTTGCTCCGCAAAATTTAATTTATATACAAATAAACTCATAACTCAGGTT
Proteins encoded in this region:
- a CDS encoding class I SAM-dependent methyltransferase; this translates as MKKMILFLALCTTAFAEHPLDRYKAYLENGTYENQDFSHLARKPLSRYDTFKAAFEGFKKNHGKIIVELGTSRSFTHGGHPGCNLDDRRFWTPSQPENWDWGAGFFTRMCAETFKDHPIEFHTVDLIRSHIARCQWMTKDFPFIRYHVNSSLIFLKNWNPGKKIDLLYLDTGDMTPIEPTAQLQLAEAKLIVSRNLIAPGGLILVDDVRNQTPRKFGETSDLGKSKYALPYLLKNGFELVMDEYQVLLRKI
- a CDS encoding MFS transporter, whose amino-acid sequence is MKSKKWTGKYHPLRWIIWLLAITFLFYEYFIRVTPSVIIPELMQAFDIKAAQVGLLSSFYLYAYAVMQIPVGTLSDKYGARRLLTLASMLCAAGGLLFGMADHLGIASIGRFLMGIGSAFGFIGLIYVSTHWFPQKRWALLIGIGNSIGMLGAVFGEGPLSFAVRIWSWRPVVLILAGAGVLIGILIFLIVRNDPKEVRHEEKKQHIPFWKGVWIVCKNSKTWVISCASGLYYSCLLAFGALWGVPFFEVAYGFSTEKAGFATSMIYLGFVIGGPFVGMISDRLKHRKVMLVILTLLTCIGMIPVIYFPHLPTYAVFLLLLITGIFASGQLLSYIFAIESNPVELKATSVGFVNAMVFVVGSIMQPIIGAFLEIRWSGLLKDGLPVYSIADYQFAFSWFPLLLLLAFILPFFIKEEKHLLSLKDEVKQDLKDL